ATGCCGTGGAACTCGGGTTGCGACTTTGATGAGTGGTGTGAGTTCTATGATGGAGTGCGTGGAAAGCTTGAGAAGCTCGGGAATAGGTAAATCTGATTACCTTATCCCGCCCATGACCTCCAGCACACTGTCAATATCTTTTGCTGCATTTATCCTGGTGCGCAGCAACTTTCCTCCCTCAATTCCCCGTGTGAACCACTTGGCATGCAGCTTCACATCAGCATAATCAAGCAGACCGTATTTCCTGGACATATCAATATACCCAAAAAAATCATCCACCTGTTCGGATACGCCGCGCGGTTCGAGCAACTCTCCCGTTTCAAGGAAATATCCTACTCTCCTGAATATGAACGGGTTTCCTATGGCTGCGCGGCCTATCATCAGCCCGTCGCAATGTGTTTGCTCAAGTACGGCCCGGGCCGCCCATTCGCTGTCAATATCACCGTTCGCGATAACCGGTACGGTCAATTCTTCTTTTACTGCCCGGATAACATCCCAACCGGCACTGTGGGAATAGTTCTGTTGTGGCGTCCTGGCATGTACGGTAAGCGCACTGGCGCCAGCATCTTCAAGCATGTGAGCCATCTCCAATGTCCTGGCAGGGTCATTATATACTCTTACCTTTGCAGTGACCGGGACACTTATAGAACCAGATACTTTTTCCATAATATCAGCCATCAACTGCGGACTCTTCATCAATGCCGCACCACATCCCTTTTTGACGATATGCCGTATGGGGCATCCAAAATTAATATCCACCAGGTCAGGACTGAACTGCTCTTCAACGAAACAGGCTGCCTGCTCCAGACTCCGGGCGGAAGCTCCTGATAACTGGATGCCGACTGGACGTTCTTTCTCTGATGATACGATCCTTGAAATGGTCTTATTGCTATGGTGTATCACGCCATCGGCATCCACCATTTCTGAATATACAAGAGCTGCGCCGTACTTTTTACACATTGACCTGAATGGGAGGTTGGTCACGTCTGCCATGGGTGCAAGCAGGAGATTGCCTTTTAGATTTACATGGCCGATGTACATGCATTTATCAGGTGTGCCCGGGTATATATAGCAGGCGATAAAGGGAAAATAAATCGGAATGTATTTATAGAGGTTTGGCTATGAGAATCCCGTTAGTGTGCGGGTCTTTTATTAATTAACCCCCACTCCCCAACCCGTTCACTAACCTTTTATTCATTGTTACAGAACTTTAAGTACAACCGTGTGTACTTTTGCATGGTTGGAGGCAGTCTTTCTCAAGGCCACGGTTAAAGATTTCACTACCTATATATACCTCGAAAATCCTCGTAGCCCCCTGGAGGATTCCATGGCCGACAACTGGTATTCAACATCATGTCGACGCTCAGTGCAGTATTTCAGCTGGCTGGTGGGTGACCTTGAGCGTTTTAAAAAAAAGAGCGAACTGTCGGTCAGCCAGGAATTCATTGACAGTCTCAATTTCTGCGGTCTTGAGGTGGAACCGTATGAATCGCAGATGCTGGCGATAAGTGGTACCCTGCTCTCTTTCCTGTTCCTGGTTTTTATGGACCTGCTCCTCCTGCAGTTCACGATATTTGGAACCGGTACCATTGCGTTCATGGTACTGACCACTCTGCTCGTTCCCCTGTTCGTGCTGGTTTACCTGAGCGAATATCCCAAGATTCATGCCAGGTTCATGAAGATACATTCCCTGGGTGACATTCCCGAGATACTTTCCTACATAGTCATGAGCATGAAACTTGTGTCCAACATGGAACGTGCCATCACGTTTGCCGCAACCAATTCTGAGCGGCCCATGGCCCGTGACCTGCGCAAGCTCATCTGGGACATGCATGTCAGGGTATACACTGGTATGGATGATGCCACAATAGCCTTCGCAAACCAGTGGGGTAAGAACAGCGAATACTTCAAGCGGGCACTACACCTTGTTAAGAGCAGTACCAATGAGCCTGATGAAGCACAGCGTGTTATTACCTTGAACAAGAGCCTTGATATCGTGCTTGAGGGGACCAGGCATATGATGGGAGGGTTCGCGGCCCGCCTCAAAACGCCGACCTATATCCTGTACAGCATTTTCATTCTCATTCCGCTGGCCCTGGTGGCCCTGCTGCCGGCCCTGACCATCGTGGGTGTACGGATCGATGCCGTCATCCTGATATTGCTCTATGACCTGATACTACCGCTGGCAACCTTTGGTTATGCCGAATATATACTGCTCCAGCGCCCTGCTACATTCCCGCCACCCCAGATCCGTGACTCCCACCCGCGCCTGGTGAACATCAAACAAACCAGGCGGTTGACATCGATAATTGCGCTGGTCATAGCAATCGTAATCGGGGCATCAGGGTACCTCTGGCTGGCATACGGCAATCCTCTGGGACTGGTGAGTACGGGCGCCATGACCGGCTACATACCGCCTTCATTTCCTTTGATATGGGGTGCCACGGCGTTTATCACCCTGTACGCCATCGGGATCTATACACCGTACAAGCGCATCAGGGATGACATTAAGGAGATAGAATACCAGTTCGCTGATGCGCTGTTCGTGCTGGGCCGCCGTATCAGTGACGGACGCTCTCCGGAATGGGCTTTCATGCAGACCGCACAGACCATGAAAGGTACACGCATCGGGGATGCCTTCCAGGATGTGGCAAATAACCTATCACTGCTCAGGACAACACTGGTAGGTGCCATATTTGACAGTGAATATGGAGCTTTCCGGAACATCTATTCAGAGCGGGTACATACTACTATGCGCCTGTTCACACAGAGCGTGTACAAAAGTCACCAGGCGGCAGGGGTAGCCATTGTGAAACTGGCAGACCACCTGAAGGAATTGCAGGATGTAGAGGAGAATATCAAGGGGTCACTCTATGACGTGACCTCGACCATGAAATCCACTGCAACCATATTCGCACCGCTCATTGCGGGCGTCACTCTTGCACTTTCAGAGGTCATCCAGAAGATACTGCAAAACATTTCCCTTGAAGCCAGCAGGTTGCCGGAAGGTATGGGGATGGCTTCCATAATGTCTGATGTGGGGGGCGGCATGGAACAGAGCATACCGCCAAATATTTTCATACTTGCTGTCGGTTTTTATATGATAGTGCTGGTCATAATCCTGGTACGGTTTGCCGGTGGTATCGAATATGGCGGGGATAAGGCACAGTTCATGTATGACCTGGGTCAGACCCTGCCTGTTTCTATAATGGTTTTTTCTATTTCTGTTGTGGTAAGCCGGGCACTATTTACCGCAATTGTATGAAACTTCGGGGCTGTAAAAAAGTGGTTCACTTTAACATCGTATGGGTAACATAATTGTTCACGATATAATGTTAAACATTCAATTACATTGCCTGAATTAATGGACAGGATTGACAGGACATTAAAAGGTTCGTACCATCCTGTAAATCCCGTCTAATATTTACCCACGCTATGCTTCAGAAGCTACCCGAAACACTGCTTCGTGATGAGCGCTAACCTTTTTAGCGAGAATCTTTTCCACAGTCATTTCAATATAGTAATCAGACTTTGCGGGCAGATACTCTGAACCACAGATGGTACAGATATCTGCATCAACATTTTCAATCGCAATTAACCCCACATCAGATTCTGTCAGGAACTCTGTTTTTCCAGGTTTCATTTTCCCACCGCAATCCGGGCATTTCTTTAATCTTGGCATAATTATCTCCTCCCTTTAAATTCAATCCATCTATCTGGGTCTGGCTCATAAACTGTAATAATTGCTGCAACTTCTTCGTCTAATCCTATTACAGCATGAATCGGTCTTCTTTCTAAAGTATTTCCATACAAAAGAAATGTGGGAAGTGGTTTATCATCCAGATATTCCTTAATTATTGTACCGTTTTTTATTGCTTCTTTAACCTCTCTTATTTTTATATTCCTCTCTACCATCTTCTTTCTGGCATGCATTTTCACATCATAGCTGCCTTCATCA
This genomic window from ANME-2 cluster archaeon contains:
- the dusB gene encoding tRNA dihydrouridine synthase DusB, which gives rise to MYIGHVNLKGNLLLAPMADVTNLPFRSMCKKYGAALVYSEMVDADGVIHHSNKTISRIVSSEKERPVGIQLSGASARSLEQAACFVEEQFSPDLVDINFGCPIRHIVKKGCGAALMKSPQLMADIMEKVSGSISVPVTAKVRVYNDPARTLEMAHMLEDAGASALTVHARTPQQNYSHSAGWDVIRAVKEELTVPVIANGDIDSEWAARAVLEQTHCDGLMIGRAAIGNPFIFRRVGYFLETGELLEPRGVSEQVDDFFGYIDMSRKYGLLDYADVKLHAKWFTRGIEGGKLLRTRINAAKDIDSVLEVMGGIR
- a CDS encoding YgiT-type zinc finger protein, which translates into the protein MPRLKKCPDCGGKMKPGKTEFLTESDVGLIAIENVDADICTICGSEYLPAKSDYYIEMTVEKILAKKVSAHHEAVFRVASEA
- a CDS encoding DUF4258 domain-containing protein, translated to MLERIKKLIDEGSYDVKMHARKKMVERNIKIREVKEAIKNGTIIKEYLDDKPLPTFLLYGNTLERRPIHAVIGLDEEVAAIITVYEPDPDRWIEFKGRR